The Bemisia tabaci chromosome 5, PGI_BMITA_v3 genome includes a window with the following:
- the LOC109038681 gene encoding uncharacterized protein isoform X2, whose protein sequence is MQQLTGFLAIAFIITKGILLSCAADISQDDLRTAILSLVNLVHDNIDKLERHELREKQLGEQIKKAFGSLDKRLKTQEGKMDLLVSNLAELTGKYDNLEKSIDSQASNQLNLKNSGYQTYVNIPETKTAEIKALGDKVDSLGAMINRLEDRISNEVAQSTAMLRNSTDYMIQEINKVASNPGQGGSDERALTEVQGKMDQMVNDAKFEIIKITEKSRLSVDDKIHGLETLYTNGQSELYKSLGDLTDITEHMFADIQKRYDQLSKEVKALVKVEQVLIQTADNVLDMKRRIEYGTHQILVEMGDLVRLSSKELNATLNYRFDNLTSSLAFNHNHTLTNLSIKVETEISQVWRQIGIMYTTLTASADVLNKVQDQTELYINQTETTLGGMDDKVGKITERMSEVSDDLNYLLGRLSLVTQEFNQIKTGLGVALDQMKSTFATIQNNNDPNPGPKPIPDLPESTDLSRTNYSTK, encoded by the exons ATGCAACAACTAACGGGGTTTCTCGCCATTGCGTTCATCATTACTAAAGGCATCCTGCTTTCATGCGCAGCAGACATCAG TCAAGACGATCTGAGGACTGCGATTCTTTCTCTAGTTAATTTAGTCCACGACAATATTGATAAGTTGGAGCGGCATGAGCTCAGGGAGAAACAACTGGGAGAACAGATTAAAAAAGCTTTTGGATCTCTTGATAAACGATTAAAAACGCAGGAAGGGAAAATGGATCTCCTGGTGAGCAACCTCGCGGAACTGACGGGCAAATATGACAACTTGGAAAAATCTATCGACTCACAG GCGTCAAATCAGCTAAACCTGAAAAATAGTGGCTATCAAACCTACGTTAATATACCAGAGACGAAGACGGCGGAAATAAAAGCACTAGGTGATAAAGTGGACTCTCTAGGAGCAATGATAAACCGACTAGAGGATAGAATATCTAATGAAGTGGCTCAGTCAACGGCAATGCTGAGGAACTCGACAGACTATATGATTCAGGAGATTAATAAAGTTGCATCAAACCCAGGCCAAGGAGGTAGTGATGAAAGAGCACTAACAGAAGTACAGGGGAAAATGGATCAGATGGTGaatgatgctaagtttgaaatTATAAAGATTACTGAGAAGAGCAGACTGAGCGTGGACGATAAGATCCATGGGTTAGAGACATTGTACACAAACGGACAGTCCGAACTGTACAAGTCACTCGGTGATCTGACAGACATAACAGAACATATGTTTGCCGATATACAAAAGCGTTACGATCAACTGTCGAAAGAAGTCAAGGCCCTTGTCAAAGTGGAACAAGTTCTCATACAGACTGCAGACAATGTTCTAGACATGAAGCGAAGGATCGAGTATGGAACACACCAAATTCTAGTCGAAATGGGTGACTTGGTCCGACTCAGCTCGAAAGAGCTTAACGCTACTCTTAACTATAGGTTCGATAATCTCACAAGTTCACTAGCTTTTAACCATAACCACACGTTGACAAACCTGAGTATTAAGGTCGAAACGGAGATAAGTCAAGTCTGGAGACAGATAGGTATAATGTACACGACTCTGACAGCATCCGCCGATGTGCTGAACAAGGTCCAGGACCAGACAGAGCTATACATTAATCAGACTGAAACGACCTTAGGAGGGATGGATGACAAGGTCGGAAAAATCACTGAACGCATGTCGGAGGTCAGCGATGATTTGAATTACTTGCTGGGACGATTGTCCTTGGTCACCCAAGAGTTCAATCAAATTAAGACTGGGCTTGGAGTGGCGCTGGATCAGATGAAAAGTACATTTGCCACTATCCAAAATAACAACGATCCAAACCCTGGACCGAAGCCGATCCCAGACCTCCCGGAATCGACTGATTTATCAAGGACCAATTATTCAACGAAATAA
- the LOC109038681 gene encoding uncharacterized protein isoform X1: protein MLSSCSRRRPRSYRIINRVNSWADSWEEALPGKSEWISQSARSTNQLSPSTMQQLTGFLAIAFIITKGILLSCAADISQDDLRTAILSLVNLVHDNIDKLERHELREKQLGEQIKKAFGSLDKRLKTQEGKMDLLVSNLAELTGKYDNLEKSIDSQASNQLNLKNSGYQTYVNIPETKTAEIKALGDKVDSLGAMINRLEDRISNEVAQSTAMLRNSTDYMIQEINKVASNPGQGGSDERALTEVQGKMDQMVNDAKFEIIKITEKSRLSVDDKIHGLETLYTNGQSELYKSLGDLTDITEHMFADIQKRYDQLSKEVKALVKVEQVLIQTADNVLDMKRRIEYGTHQILVEMGDLVRLSSKELNATLNYRFDNLTSSLAFNHNHTLTNLSIKVETEISQVWRQIGIMYTTLTASADVLNKVQDQTELYINQTETTLGGMDDKVGKITERMSEVSDDLNYLLGRLSLVTQEFNQIKTGLGVALDQMKSTFATIQNNNDPNPGPKPIPDLPESTDLSRTNYSTK, encoded by the exons GTCTACAATGCAACAACTAACGGGGTTTCTCGCCATTGCGTTCATCATTACTAAAGGCATCCTGCTTTCATGCGCAGCAGACATCAG TCAAGACGATCTGAGGACTGCGATTCTTTCTCTAGTTAATTTAGTCCACGACAATATTGATAAGTTGGAGCGGCATGAGCTCAGGGAGAAACAACTGGGAGAACAGATTAAAAAAGCTTTTGGATCTCTTGATAAACGATTAAAAACGCAGGAAGGGAAAATGGATCTCCTGGTGAGCAACCTCGCGGAACTGACGGGCAAATATGACAACTTGGAAAAATCTATCGACTCACAG GCGTCAAATCAGCTAAACCTGAAAAATAGTGGCTATCAAACCTACGTTAATATACCAGAGACGAAGACGGCGGAAATAAAAGCACTAGGTGATAAAGTGGACTCTCTAGGAGCAATGATAAACCGACTAGAGGATAGAATATCTAATGAAGTGGCTCAGTCAACGGCAATGCTGAGGAACTCGACAGACTATATGATTCAGGAGATTAATAAAGTTGCATCAAACCCAGGCCAAGGAGGTAGTGATGAAAGAGCACTAACAGAAGTACAGGGGAAAATGGATCAGATGGTGaatgatgctaagtttgaaatTATAAAGATTACTGAGAAGAGCAGACTGAGCGTGGACGATAAGATCCATGGGTTAGAGACATTGTACACAAACGGACAGTCCGAACTGTACAAGTCACTCGGTGATCTGACAGACATAACAGAACATATGTTTGCCGATATACAAAAGCGTTACGATCAACTGTCGAAAGAAGTCAAGGCCCTTGTCAAAGTGGAACAAGTTCTCATACAGACTGCAGACAATGTTCTAGACATGAAGCGAAGGATCGAGTATGGAACACACCAAATTCTAGTCGAAATGGGTGACTTGGTCCGACTCAGCTCGAAAGAGCTTAACGCTACTCTTAACTATAGGTTCGATAATCTCACAAGTTCACTAGCTTTTAACCATAACCACACGTTGACAAACCTGAGTATTAAGGTCGAAACGGAGATAAGTCAAGTCTGGAGACAGATAGGTATAATGTACACGACTCTGACAGCATCCGCCGATGTGCTGAACAAGGTCCAGGACCAGACAGAGCTATACATTAATCAGACTGAAACGACCTTAGGAGGGATGGATGACAAGGTCGGAAAAATCACTGAACGCATGTCGGAGGTCAGCGATGATTTGAATTACTTGCTGGGACGATTGTCCTTGGTCACCCAAGAGTTCAATCAAATTAAGACTGGGCTTGGAGTGGCGCTGGATCAGATGAAAAGTACATTTGCCACTATCCAAAATAACAACGATCCAAACCCTGGACCGAAGCCGATCCCAGACCTCCCGGAATCGACTGATTTATCAAGGACCAATTATTCAACGAAATAA